The Actinomadura sp. WMMB 499 genome includes a window with the following:
- a CDS encoding DUF5313 family protein yields the protein MVRIPGDPGAWGQLRYTLGLPLPPGNREWVRHDLTDAGWRGRLLWRHVCLMIPVCAVLALLPGPWWVHVSVPLMALAASLLAVAVTADELRRTRLRRHGLAEPPRMR from the coding sequence ATGGTCCGCATTCCGGGCGATCCGGGAGCGTGGGGGCAGCTCCGGTACACGCTGGGGCTGCCGCTGCCGCCCGGTAACCGCGAGTGGGTGCGGCACGACCTCACCGACGCGGGCTGGCGCGGCCGCCTGCTGTGGCGGCACGTCTGCCTGATGATCCCGGTGTGCGCGGTGCTGGCGCTGCTGCCCGGCCCCTGGTGGGTGCACGTGTCGGTGCCGCTGATGGCGCTGGCCGCGAGCCTGCTCGCGGTCGCGGTCACCGCGGACGAGCTGCGCCGCACCCGGCTGCGGCGCCACGGCCTCGCCGAACCACCCCGCATGCGCTGA
- a CDS encoding NAD(P)H-quinone dehydrogenase, which yields MTRIVIIGGGPGGYEAALVAAQLGADVTVVERDGPGGACVLTDCVPSKTLIATSTRMAVMSESAGLGLRFNGGPDGIVGGLEADMATVNKRVRDLARAQSFDVAERLAYEEVKIVRGEARLVEPHVVAVGDRRIRADIVLIATGATPRVLPGAEPDGERILNWRQLYDLPALPEELIVVGSGVTGAELAGAYLSLGSRVTLVSSRDRILPTEDADAASVLQEVFLRRGMNVMSRSRAASVERSGNGVIVTLEDGTKVEGSHCLMTVGMIPNTRGIGLEDVGVECDERGFVKVDKVSRTSVPHIYASGDCTGILMLASVAGMQGRIAMWHALGEAVQPLKLGWVSSNIFTDPEVASVGVTQQMVDSGEVNARTVMLPLFTNARAKMQGFEDGFVKLFCRPSTGIVLGCVIVAPRASELILGVSIAVQQHLTVDQVAQTFAVYPSLSGSITEAARRLMTEHAY from the coding sequence CCGTCGTGGAGCGCGACGGCCCCGGCGGCGCGTGCGTCCTGACCGACTGCGTGCCCTCGAAGACGCTCATCGCCACCTCGACCCGGATGGCGGTCATGTCGGAGTCGGCGGGCCTCGGCCTGCGCTTCAACGGCGGCCCGGACGGGATCGTCGGCGGCCTCGAAGCCGACATGGCCACCGTGAACAAGCGCGTCAGGGACCTCGCGCGGGCCCAGTCGTTCGACGTCGCCGAACGGCTCGCCTACGAGGAGGTGAAGATCGTCCGAGGCGAGGCGAGGCTGGTCGAGCCGCACGTCGTCGCGGTGGGCGACCGCCGGATCCGGGCCGACATCGTGCTGATCGCGACCGGCGCGACGCCGCGCGTGCTGCCCGGTGCCGAACCCGACGGCGAGCGCATCCTGAACTGGCGGCAGCTCTACGACCTCCCGGCGCTGCCCGAGGAGCTGATCGTCGTGGGCTCCGGGGTCACCGGCGCGGAGCTGGCGGGCGCGTACCTGTCGCTGGGGTCGCGGGTCACGCTGGTGTCGTCGCGGGACCGCATCCTGCCGACCGAGGACGCCGACGCCGCGTCCGTCCTGCAGGAGGTCTTCCTGCGGCGCGGGATGAACGTCATGTCGCGGTCGCGGGCGGCGAGCGTGGAGCGTTCCGGGAACGGCGTGATCGTCACGCTGGAGGACGGCACGAAGGTCGAGGGCTCGCACTGCCTGATGACCGTCGGGATGATCCCGAACACGCGGGGGATCGGGCTCGAGGACGTCGGCGTCGAGTGCGACGAGCGCGGGTTCGTCAAGGTCGACAAGGTGTCGCGGACGTCCGTCCCGCACATCTACGCGTCGGGGGACTGCACCGGCATCCTGATGCTGGCGTCGGTCGCCGGGATGCAGGGCCGGATCGCGATGTGGCACGCGCTCGGCGAGGCCGTCCAGCCGCTGAAGCTCGGATGGGTGTCGTCGAACATCTTCACCGACCCCGAGGTCGCGTCGGTGGGCGTCACCCAGCAGATGGTCGACTCCGGGGAGGTCAACGCCCGGACGGTCATGCTGCCGCTGTTCACGAACGCGCGCGCCAAGATGCAGGGGTTCGAGGACGGCTTCGTGAAGCTGTTCTGCCGCCCGTCCACCGGGATCGTCCTCGGCTGCGTCATCGTCGCGCCGCGCGCGAGCGAGCTGATCCTCGGTGTGTCGATCGCGGTGCAGCAGCACCTGACGGTCGACCAGGTCGCGCAGACGTTCGCGGTCTACCCGTCGCTGTCGGGCAGCATCACCGAGGCGGCCCGCCGCCTGATGACCGAGCACGCGTACTGA